A genomic window from Vitis riparia cultivar Riparia Gloire de Montpellier isolate 1030 chromosome 16, EGFV_Vit.rip_1.0, whole genome shotgun sequence includes:
- the LOC117934119 gene encoding probable inactive receptor kinase At4g23740 isoform X1 gives MQCEQKFLQTVRSITEKSAHLCSNYRIFTSGEKMGVKSIFSIIFLLGTISFQGFAEPVEDKQALLDFLNNINHSRTLNWNEYSSVCNTWTGVTCSGDHSRVTALHLPGIGFRGEIPPNTLGQLSAVQILSLRSNAITGPFPSDFSKLENLTTLYLQYNKFSGPLPIDFSVWKNLTIINLSNNGFNGSIPSSISKLTHLAALYLANNSLSGEIPDLNTSSLQHINLSNNLLNGTLPQSLRRFPNWAFSGNNISTENAIPPVFPPNNPPLRKSKKLSEPALLGIILGGSVVGFVLFALLMIVCYSKRDRETGFIVKSQKGEGSVKKTVSGSHDGSNRLVFFEGCSFAFDLEDLLRASAEVLGKGTFGTTYKAALEDATTLVVKRLKEVILVRRDFEQQMQIVGQIRHENVAPLRAYYYSKDEKLMVYDFYCQGSVSSILHGRRGDGRVALDWETRLRIALGAARGIAHIHTENGGKLVHGNIKASNIFLNSQRYGCVSDLGLGTLMTPTPMPMTRAAGYRAPEVTDTRKASQASDVYSFGVLLLELLTGKSPIHNTGGDEVIHLVRWVNSVVREEWTAEVFDVELLRYPNIEEEMVEMLQIGMNCVVKMPEQRPKMAEVVKMMESIQQVNTGNRPSSETKSEVSSSTPTPPAAAEMGSSSAQQ, from the exons ATGCA ATGTGAGCAAAAATTTCTGCAAACAGTTCGTTCTATAACAGAAAAATCTGCCCATCTTTGCTCCAACTATCGGATCTTTACTTCGGGTGAGAAAATGGGAGTCAAGTCTATTTTCTCGATAATTTTCTTGCTGGGAACAATTTCTTTCCAGGGTTTTGCCGAACCTGTTGAAGATAAACAAGCTTTACTCGATTTTCTCAATAATATCAATCATTCCCGCACTCTCAATTGGAATGAATACTCCTCCGTCTGCAATACTTGGACTGGAGTGACTTGTAGCGGTGATCATTCAAGGGTTACAGCTCTGCACTTACCCGGAATCGGATTCCGTGGTGAAATCCCTCCAAACACTCTTGGTCAGCTGTCTGCAGTTCAGATTCTGAGTCTTAGATCGAATGCGATTACGGGTCCTTTCCCCTCTGATTTCTCCAAACTCGAAAACTTAACGACCCTGTATCTTCAGTATAACAAGTTTTCGGGTCCTTTGCCAATTGATTTCTCAGTTTGGAAGAATCTTACCATTATTAATCTCTCAAACAATGGCTTCAATGGTAGTATCCCTTCTTCCATTTCAAAACTGACTCATCTTGCAGCTTTATATCTCGCTAACAACTCACTTTCAGGAGAAATTCCTGATCTCAATACTTCTAGTTTGCAACACATAAATCTATCCAACAATTTGCTCAATGGCACTTTGCCTCAATCCCTCCGAAGATTCCCCAACTGGGCATTCTCTGGGAACAACATTTCCACAGAAAATGCCATTCCCCCAGTTTTTCCACCTAATAATCCACCATTGAGGAAATCTAAGAAACTCAGTGAACCCGCCTTGTTGGGAATCATACTTGGCGGTTCTGTTGTGGGGTTTGTGTTATTTGCCCTTCTGATGATTGTTTGCTACTCGAAAAGAGACCGGGAAACTGGGTTCATAGTGAAGTCCCAGAAGGGAGAAGGGTCTGTGAAGAAAACTGTTTCTGGGAGCCATGATGGTAGTAACAGGCTTGTGTTCTTTGAGGGTTGTAGTTTTGCATTTGATTTGGAGGATTTGTTAAGGGCCTCTGCTGAAGTTTTGGGTAAGGGAACATTTGGGACAACATATAAGGCAGCTCTGGAGGATGCCACCACTCTGGTGGTCAAAAGATTGAAGGAAGTGATCCTGGTGAGACGGGATTTTGAGCAGCAGATGCAGATTGTTGGGCAGATAAGGCATGAGAATGTGGCTCCACTAAGGGCTTATTACTATTCCAAGGATGAGAAGCTTATGGTATATGATTTCTACTGTCAAGGAAGTGTATCTTCGATATTGCATG GAAGACGAGGGGATGGTCGGGTTGCGTTAGACTGGGAAACTCGACTCAGAATTGCTCTTGGTGCAGCAAGAGGCATAGCTCATATCCACACAGAGAATGGAGGGAAACTTGTCCATGGAAACATAAAAGCCTCCaacattttcctcaactcccAGCGATATGGTTGTGTTTCTGACCTTGGCTTGGGAACACTGATGACCCCAACGCCAATGCCTATGACGAGGGCTGCAGGGTACCGAGCCCCAGAGGTGACAGACACCCGAAAAGCGTCTCAAGCATCGGATGTCTACAGCTTTGGGGTCTTGCTCCTTGAGCTTCTAACTGGAAAATCCCCCATTCATAACACAGGTGGTGATGAGGTGATCCACTTGGTGAGATGGGTTAATTCTGTGGTAAGAGAGGAGTGGACCGCAGAAGTGTTCGATGTAGAGCTTTTAAGGTATCCAAATATAGAGGAAGAGATGGTGGAGATGTTACAGATAGGGATGAATTGTGTGGTGAAAATGCCAGAACAAAGACCAAAAATGGCAGAAGTAGTGAAAATGATGGAGAGCATCCAGCAGGTCAATACTGGAAACCGCCCATCCTCTGAAACTAAATCAGAAGTCTCATCTTCAACCCCAACTCCTCCGGCAGCAGCTGAAATGGGTTCCTCCTCTGCCCAACAGTGA
- the LOC117934119 gene encoding probable inactive receptor kinase At4g23740 isoform X2, which produces MGVKSIFSIIFLLGTISFQGFAEPVEDKQALLDFLNNINHSRTLNWNEYSSVCNTWTGVTCSGDHSRVTALHLPGIGFRGEIPPNTLGQLSAVQILSLRSNAITGPFPSDFSKLENLTTLYLQYNKFSGPLPIDFSVWKNLTIINLSNNGFNGSIPSSISKLTHLAALYLANNSLSGEIPDLNTSSLQHINLSNNLLNGTLPQSLRRFPNWAFSGNNISTENAIPPVFPPNNPPLRKSKKLSEPALLGIILGGSVVGFVLFALLMIVCYSKRDRETGFIVKSQKGEGSVKKTVSGSHDGSNRLVFFEGCSFAFDLEDLLRASAEVLGKGTFGTTYKAALEDATTLVVKRLKEVILVRRDFEQQMQIVGQIRHENVAPLRAYYYSKDEKLMVYDFYCQGSVSSILHGRRGDGRVALDWETRLRIALGAARGIAHIHTENGGKLVHGNIKASNIFLNSQRYGCVSDLGLGTLMTPTPMPMTRAAGYRAPEVTDTRKASQASDVYSFGVLLLELLTGKSPIHNTGGDEVIHLVRWVNSVVREEWTAEVFDVELLRYPNIEEEMVEMLQIGMNCVVKMPEQRPKMAEVVKMMESIQQVNTGNRPSSETKSEVSSSTPTPPAAAEMGSSSAQQ; this is translated from the exons ATGGGAGTCAAGTCTATTTTCTCGATAATTTTCTTGCTGGGAACAATTTCTTTCCAGGGTTTTGCCGAACCTGTTGAAGATAAACAAGCTTTACTCGATTTTCTCAATAATATCAATCATTCCCGCACTCTCAATTGGAATGAATACTCCTCCGTCTGCAATACTTGGACTGGAGTGACTTGTAGCGGTGATCATTCAAGGGTTACAGCTCTGCACTTACCCGGAATCGGATTCCGTGGTGAAATCCCTCCAAACACTCTTGGTCAGCTGTCTGCAGTTCAGATTCTGAGTCTTAGATCGAATGCGATTACGGGTCCTTTCCCCTCTGATTTCTCCAAACTCGAAAACTTAACGACCCTGTATCTTCAGTATAACAAGTTTTCGGGTCCTTTGCCAATTGATTTCTCAGTTTGGAAGAATCTTACCATTATTAATCTCTCAAACAATGGCTTCAATGGTAGTATCCCTTCTTCCATTTCAAAACTGACTCATCTTGCAGCTTTATATCTCGCTAACAACTCACTTTCAGGAGAAATTCCTGATCTCAATACTTCTAGTTTGCAACACATAAATCTATCCAACAATTTGCTCAATGGCACTTTGCCTCAATCCCTCCGAAGATTCCCCAACTGGGCATTCTCTGGGAACAACATTTCCACAGAAAATGCCATTCCCCCAGTTTTTCCACCTAATAATCCACCATTGAGGAAATCTAAGAAACTCAGTGAACCCGCCTTGTTGGGAATCATACTTGGCGGTTCTGTTGTGGGGTTTGTGTTATTTGCCCTTCTGATGATTGTTTGCTACTCGAAAAGAGACCGGGAAACTGGGTTCATAGTGAAGTCCCAGAAGGGAGAAGGGTCTGTGAAGAAAACTGTTTCTGGGAGCCATGATGGTAGTAACAGGCTTGTGTTCTTTGAGGGTTGTAGTTTTGCATTTGATTTGGAGGATTTGTTAAGGGCCTCTGCTGAAGTTTTGGGTAAGGGAACATTTGGGACAACATATAAGGCAGCTCTGGAGGATGCCACCACTCTGGTGGTCAAAAGATTGAAGGAAGTGATCCTGGTGAGACGGGATTTTGAGCAGCAGATGCAGATTGTTGGGCAGATAAGGCATGAGAATGTGGCTCCACTAAGGGCTTATTACTATTCCAAGGATGAGAAGCTTATGGTATATGATTTCTACTGTCAAGGAAGTGTATCTTCGATATTGCATG GAAGACGAGGGGATGGTCGGGTTGCGTTAGACTGGGAAACTCGACTCAGAATTGCTCTTGGTGCAGCAAGAGGCATAGCTCATATCCACACAGAGAATGGAGGGAAACTTGTCCATGGAAACATAAAAGCCTCCaacattttcctcaactcccAGCGATATGGTTGTGTTTCTGACCTTGGCTTGGGAACACTGATGACCCCAACGCCAATGCCTATGACGAGGGCTGCAGGGTACCGAGCCCCAGAGGTGACAGACACCCGAAAAGCGTCTCAAGCATCGGATGTCTACAGCTTTGGGGTCTTGCTCCTTGAGCTTCTAACTGGAAAATCCCCCATTCATAACACAGGTGGTGATGAGGTGATCCACTTGGTGAGATGGGTTAATTCTGTGGTAAGAGAGGAGTGGACCGCAGAAGTGTTCGATGTAGAGCTTTTAAGGTATCCAAATATAGAGGAAGAGATGGTGGAGATGTTACAGATAGGGATGAATTGTGTGGTGAAAATGCCAGAACAAAGACCAAAAATGGCAGAAGTAGTGAAAATGATGGAGAGCATCCAGCAGGTCAATACTGGAAACCGCCCATCCTCTGAAACTAAATCAGAAGTCTCATCTTCAACCCCAACTCCTCCGGCAGCAGCTGAAATGGGTTCCTCCTCTGCCCAACAGTGA